TTCATTTAAGCCAAGGAAGAATATAGTACCAGAgagcttttaaatatttcttttatgctTTACCTCATTGACAAGCTTCTTGGTAgctatttggaaaaaaatgtagaaacaGTTTTGCTTATGATCACATTTGGTTTATTGCACGAGTTACTATACTTTGCTCTATTCTCTATTTCTTAGCTGTGAGATGAATATGAATTGTAGTTTGAGTCTTTTGTTCACTGGTTTTAATTAATCTCATTCTAGGCCAAAGTGAAAACGAGGCAAGGAAAAACACACAGGGCTACAAACATCACGTCCTACTAAATTGgattttcactggaaaatacCTTTTCCTTTATTAACTCTTAAAGTCATAATTATCAATTTTTCCAAGTGGCCAAATGGCACAAATCTCCAAAATAACAGAGTATGTCCACTGATAAAATTGGAATGTATCACAGCACACACAAGCTTGAATGTGTGCATTCTTCCAACTATTTCTTGTTCAACATAAGTAGTTGCTTTCCTTCAGAAAGGCAAGTTGGTCTACATCTGGTTTTGACTTTAGGATGTGAAAGATTACCCTGATTACATTTCCCACACAGCTTCTAACATGTAACAATTTTTACAACTGGTACTGCTGGTACTATTTAGTGAAATGGATTGTGCTGAAGGTGGTGTGGGGAAGGCACAAGCCTGTAGCTACTCTTTTTAGAGCAGCAGCTACTTGCAGTTACTCTTGGGCAATGCTAAGACACATTCCTTATGCCTCAGACAAACTCGAGGAGGCAAAATACTATTCCAAACAGTGCCTCAGTAATGTGGGTATTTAATGGGACAATAAATTACCTGGGGTTTAAGCCCTCCTTCAGCATCTagggcagctccatcccaccaACCGTCCTAGTCCTTAAGGCTGATATTATTACTGTTTACCAGCTCTTATGTAACTTGTTTCTGCTCCTCTCATATGCATCACTGATTGCAACCTcagaaagaaatggggaaacaagaataataaataaaaatagaaagaaaagtaaacTCCCTTGGTACCGGGGAACATGGAAACGGCAGGAGCTCCATGTAAAACCTTGCACGTGTAGTGACAGCATCCAGTGCTGGCAGCGGAACAAAGTATTGGACCACAATAAAAAGGAATTAAGGCAGGCACGGTAAAAATACCCTATTAAAaaaaggtgtgtgtgtgtgcgcatATATTTagatacaaatatataaaaagagCCACCACCGTTGCCTGAGGGGGAACACGTCAGGGAGCGCACTGAGGCTGACGCATTATTGAGTAAGAATCCCTCCGAAGGGCGTCATGTCCCCCTCCACCGGGGATGGGGTCCGTGTGTCCGTGCCTGCCATCCGAGGTGCCCACACGCCGTGACTCGGACTCGCCGCTCCGGGGCATAAACAAACACGGCTGGAACAACACAAGGCCGCGGTGGCGGGGGCCGGACCCCAGCGCCGGGGCGCAGAGCGGCCGGGCGCATCCCCGGTGCCGCCGCCCCCCGCTCGGTTcccacagggctgtccccgcccgcccccgggcAGCTGCCATGTGTCTGCTCGAGTGCGATTAACACCGACTCGCCAAATCCCCCCTACGCCCGCTTCCCCTCCCCGGGCCATTTGGGGCATGCCCGCGCCCCGTGTTTACACGGCGGCGCCTTCGCGCGGGGCCTTTCTGCGGATGGCGCTGGCAGATGAGCCGGGGGAGGTGGGGGCTCCGCGCCGCGCAGCGCCCGCCGCCGGCTATAAAAGCCTCCGGGCCCTCGGGCGGCGGCGATAAGCGAGCGGCCGCGCACCGGCGGAGGATGGAGGGCTGCTGCCCCCGCCCGCTCTcggcggcgctgcccccgcAGGGCTACTcgcccctctcctcctcccggTGCGGGGGACGGCCCGGTCCTGCGCTGACGGCCCTGCCCTCGCCCCGCAGCCCTGCGCCCTTCTGGAGACCGTGGGTGCCCGCGCCGGCTGAGGCGGCCCGGcggagccccggccccgccg
Above is a genomic segment from Zonotrichia leucophrys gambelii isolate GWCS_2022_RI chromosome 3, RI_Zleu_2.0, whole genome shotgun sequence containing:
- the RIPPLY2 gene encoding protein ripply2; this translates as MSRGRWGLRAAQRPPPAIKASGPSGGGDKRAAAHRRRMEGCCPRPLSAALPPQGYSPLSSSRCGGRPGPALTALPSPRSPAPFWRPWVPAPAEAARRSPGPAAPHSPGGLAGASRKLAQYTHPVRLFWPKSRCYDYLYQEAEALLKNFPVQATISFYEDSDSEDDEDQLEQDSGTESDC